A part of Dehalogenimonas sp. W genomic DNA contains:
- the gatC gene encoding Asp-tRNA(Asn)/Glu-tRNA(Gln) amidotransferase subunit GatC encodes MELSRQEVLHIARLARLGIEDAEIDRLQGELSDILGHFTVLQQVDTEGVPPTAQSVAQCNVLGYDEPAPSLAVEEVLANAPDRDGDLIRIRAVLE; translated from the coding sequence ATGGAACTATCAAGACAAGAAGTACTGCACATCGCCAGATTGGCCCGCCTGGGCATTGAAGATGCCGAAATTGACCGTTTACAGGGTGAACTGTCCGACATTCTGGGGCATTTCACCGTCCTCCAGCAGGTGGATACCGAAGGGGTACCGCCGACCGCTCAGAGCGTGGCCCAGTGCAACGTCCTGGGCTACGACGAACCGGCGCCGTCATTAGCTGTTGAAGAGGTCCTGGCCAATGCTCCCGACCGCGACGGCGACCTGATTCGCATCCGGGCGGTACTGGAATAG
- a CDS encoding AAA family ATPase, with protein MSRIEGIRIKNYRALRDITLGKLWNLQNIEPLTPMTAVIGKNGVGKSSLFDAFGFLADCLRVGVEEACDSRGRGGFERIRSQNQSGPIEFEVYYKEEPKARPITYELAINIDSSGRPYVQRERLRQRRKGQTHGWPFSFLVLNDAKGVVWRGEGEGRQIDEQKGLFDLSRLIESISKTGEEESRETEVVELEDKRKLGISTLGSLKQHPRISAFRRFIEGWYLSYFTPDAARSLPLAGPQKHLNIHGDNLGNVVQFMEREYKKKFQGILDRISKKIPGIESIETAKTDDGRLLLKFNDKGFKDPFYAQQMSDGTLKIFAYLLLLEDPLPPPFICVEEPENGLYHKLLEALARELREHAMAPSKGSSQVFVTTHQPYFVDALSPKEVWILDKGEDGFSTITRANQDPIIQNLIDEGLTLGSLWYSDYLDKH; from the coding sequence ATGTCACGAATTGAGGGGATTCGAATAAAAAATTATCGTGCGTTGCGCGACATTACTTTGGGGAAACTTTGGAATTTACAAAATATTGAACCTTTGACTCCCATGACCGCAGTAATAGGGAAAAATGGGGTTGGAAAGAGTTCACTATTTGATGCGTTTGGATTTCTCGCCGATTGCCTGAGAGTCGGGGTCGAAGAAGCCTGTGACTCACGAGGTAGAGGTGGCTTTGAGAGAATAAGATCACAAAATCAATCTGGTCCCATTGAGTTTGAAGTGTATTATAAAGAAGAACCGAAAGCCCGTCCTATTACGTACGAACTCGCAATTAATATTGATTCAAGCGGACGACCTTACGTTCAAAGAGAAAGGCTTCGTCAACGTAGAAAAGGTCAAACACACGGATGGCCCTTTTCCTTTTTAGTGCTCAACGATGCCAAAGGTGTTGTTTGGAGGGGTGAAGGGGAAGGTCGTCAAATTGATGAACAAAAAGGTTTATTTGACTTAAGTAGATTGATTGAGTCTATTTCAAAGACAGGTGAAGAAGAAAGTAGAGAAACGGAAGTTGTAGAACTGGAAGATAAAAGAAAACTTGGCATTTCCACGTTAGGTTCACTTAAGCAACATCCACGAATATCTGCATTCAGGAGATTCATCGAGGGCTGGTATTTAAGTTATTTTACGCCGGATGCCGCCCGCAGTCTTCCACTAGCGGGGCCACAAAAACATCTAAATATTCATGGCGATAATCTTGGTAATGTGGTGCAATTTATGGAAAGGGAGTACAAAAAAAAGTTTCAAGGCATATTAGACCGTATTTCAAAAAAGATACCGGGAATTGAAAGTATTGAGACGGCTAAAACTGATGATGGCAGATTATTGCTAAAATTTAATGATAAGGGATTCAAAGACCCTTTTTATGCTCAACAAATGTCTGACGGAACGCTTAAAATATTTGCATATTTATTACTCCTTGAAGACCCCTTGCCTCCCCCATTTATTTGCGTTGAAGAGCCTGAAAATGGACTTTATCACAAGCTTCTTGAGGCTTTAGCTCGCGAATTACGTGAGCATGCTATGGCACCGTCAAAAGGCAGTTCTCAAGTTTTTGTTACGACTCATCAGCCCTATTTTGTCGATGCTTTATCACCGAAGGAAGTCTGGATACTTGATAAAGGGGAGGATGGTTTTTCAACAATAACGAGAGCCAATCAAGATCCAATTATTCAAAATCTGATTGATGAAGGGCTTACATTGGGAAGTTTATGGTATAGCGACTACTTGGATAAGCATTAA
- a CDS encoding acyl-CoA dehydratase activase, with amino-acid sequence MITAGLDLGSRTIKLVLFDSGVRSSEVIDSGLKPLDRCRRLLGDKQYDKLVVTGYGRDLVAPELSGATISEISAQAAAVRFLYPDAASVIDIGGQDSKVIRLNEKGGVLKFEMNDRCAAGTGKFLEIMARALELTIDEFARTSLEAKRSVTLNSLCTVFAESEVVSLINKGEDAHAIALGLHQSVVTRVSGMARRVGVTGQVIFAGGGAKNACLVRLLEDKLNLKITVPDDPQITAALGAAIIAANGKNQGE; translated from the coding sequence GTGATTACCGCCGGATTGGACTTGGGTTCCCGCACTATCAAGCTGGTGTTATTTGACAGCGGGGTGAGGTCATCGGAGGTCATTGATTCCGGACTGAAACCGCTGGACAGGTGCCGGCGACTTCTTGGTGACAAGCAATACGACAAACTGGTGGTTACCGGTTATGGCCGGGATCTGGTGGCGCCGGAGCTTTCCGGCGCCACCATCTCGGAAATCTCCGCCCAGGCGGCCGCCGTCCGCTTCCTGTATCCCGATGCTGCCAGCGTCATTGACATCGGCGGTCAGGATTCCAAAGTTATCCGGTTGAACGAAAAAGGCGGCGTACTCAAGTTTGAGATGAACGACCGCTGCGCCGCCGGCACCGGTAAATTTCTGGAAATCATGGCCCGGGCGCTGGAACTCACCATTGATGAATTTGCCCGCACTTCGCTGGAGGCTAAACGTTCGGTTACTCTAAATTCGCTGTGTACCGTATTCGCTGAAAGCGAGGTGGTATCGCTGATCAACAAGGGTGAAGATGCCCACGCCATCGCGCTGGGACTGCACCAGTCAGTAGTCACCCGGGTGTCGGGCATGGCCCGCCGGGTCGGGGTTACCGGTCAGGTAATCTTCGCCGGCGGAGGCGCCAAGAACGCTTGCCTGGTGAGACTGCTGGAGGATAAACTTAATCTGAAAATCACCGTGCCCGATGATCCGCAAATAACTGCGGCGCTGGGCGCCGCCATCATCGCCGCTAATGGGAAAAACCAAGGAGAATAG
- a CDS encoding sulfite exporter TauE/SafE family protein, giving the protein MGNPVIGEGWLLPALLVGLGLLTGVYGSLIGIGGALLLVPGMLLLYPEADPLTVTAISLSIILINAVTATASFHRQARTDYRAGLLLAAATIPGVILGVWTLQYVSRSVFTLIFSLLMIGLSIFLFIRRTPMPAPTVAGRQPFNVPLGLSLSGGAGYLAGLLGIGGGVIHVPAMTYILRFPAHIATATSSFILVFTALAGVAMHLAQNNFGTDWGVIPWLAAGGIAGAQIGSRLSRRLHGQTLMRILAVSLALTGIRLIIS; this is encoded by the coding sequence GTGGGTAATCCGGTAATCGGCGAAGGCTGGCTGCTGCCGGCACTGCTGGTGGGCCTGGGGCTGCTGACCGGCGTGTATGGTTCGCTCATTGGCATCGGCGGCGCGCTGCTGCTGGTACCAGGGATGCTGTTGCTGTATCCGGAAGCCGACCCATTGACAGTAACCGCGATTTCACTGTCCATCATCCTGATTAACGCCGTCACCGCCACCGCGTCATTTCACCGCCAGGCGCGCACCGATTACCGCGCCGGATTGCTGCTGGCGGCCGCCACCATTCCCGGTGTTATACTGGGCGTCTGGACGCTGCAATATGTGTCGCGTTCCGTCTTCACCCTGATCTTCAGCCTGCTGATGATTGGTCTGTCAATATTCCTGTTTATACGGCGAACACCGATGCCGGCACCAACCGTTGCCGGGCGGCAACCGTTCAATGTCCCCCTGGGATTAAGTTTAAGCGGCGGTGCAGGTTACCTGGCCGGGCTGCTCGGCATCGGCGGCGGCGTGATTCATGTTCCGGCCATGACCTATATTCTGCGCTTCCCGGCCCATATCGCCACCGCGACATCCAGCTTTATCCTGGTATTCACCGCGTTAGCCGGTGTCGCGATGCATCTGGCTCAAAACAACTTCGGCACTGACTGGGGGGTGATCCCCTGGCTGGCAGCCGGCGGTATCGCCGGCGCCCAAATCGGGAGCCGATTGTCCCGCCGTTTACACGGCCAAACGCTGATGCGGATACTGGCCGTCTCGCTGGCTTTGACCGGAATACGGCTGATTATCAGCTAG
- the ligD gene encoding non-homologous end-joining DNA ligase, with the protein MPSREPYQPDDLPGAIPVEMPRRVPPMLATLTDKPFNDPDWFFEPKLDGYRIIAFVRDGQVRLQSRNFQNYTAVFPDVVRELAAQPVKQAVFDGEMVALDAAGRPCFQCLQSLFKPRSGGAEVKFSLRYFIFDLLYLNGYELTGMRQEFRSLLLDKTLQSGTSVKAVSRLTGDAAEVFQAALAVGMEGIIAKRRAAVYQPGRRSPDWLKIKATRSDDFVIAGYTTGQGNRTGSFGALVLGQYDTSGKLMHRGNVGTGFDESLLTALVSAMQPLATETSAFSEPIPGQRSINWLKPELVAEVKYAEITTDGALRAPVFLRLRDDKPAGQVIAADLTSHQSDDHSRGT; encoded by the coding sequence ATGCCCAGCCGTGAACCATATCAGCCTGATGATTTGCCCGGAGCCATACCGGTGGAGATGCCGCGGCGCGTCCCGCCGATGCTGGCAACCCTGACTGACAAGCCTTTCAATGATCCGGATTGGTTTTTTGAACCTAAGCTGGATGGTTATCGTATCATCGCTTTCGTCAGGGACGGGCAGGTCCGCCTGCAATCACGCAATTTTCAGAATTATACCGCGGTATTCCCCGATGTTGTCCGGGAACTGGCTGCTCAGCCGGTGAAACAAGCCGTTTTTGATGGGGAAATGGTGGCGCTGGACGCTGCAGGGCGTCCCTGTTTTCAATGCCTGCAAAGCCTGTTCAAACCCCGATCCGGTGGGGCAGAGGTTAAGTTCTCGCTCCGTTATTTTATTTTTGACCTGCTTTACCTTAACGGTTATGAGCTTACCGGGATGCGTCAGGAATTCCGTTCTCTATTGCTGGACAAGACATTGCAGTCCGGCACCAGCGTCAAAGCAGTGTCCCGTTTGACCGGGGATGCCGCGGAGGTTTTTCAAGCCGCGCTTGCTGTGGGTATGGAAGGCATCATTGCCAAACGCCGCGCCGCGGTTTATCAGCCCGGGCGGCGGTCACCGGATTGGCTGAAGATTAAGGCCACTCGCAGCGATGATTTTGTGATAGCCGGGTATACCACGGGCCAGGGTAATCGGACCGGCAGTTTCGGGGCCCTGGTACTGGGGCAGTATGATACTTCAGGAAAACTGATGCATCGCGGCAATGTCGGGACCGGGTTTGACGAATCCCTGCTGACCGCTCTTGTTTCAGCTATGCAGCCGCTGGCAACCGAAACCTCTGCCTTCTCGGAGCCGATACCGGGACAGCGCAGTATCAACTGGTTGAAACCGGAACTGGTCGCCGAGGTTAAATACGCTGAAATTACCACCGACGGCGCCCTGCGCGCTCCGGTGTTTTTAAGGCTGAGGGATGACAAACCAGCAGGTCAGGTGATCGCCGCCGATTTGACCAGTCACCAAAGCGATGACCATAGCCGCGGCACCTGA
- a CDS encoding Ku protein produces MPKTFWKGAISFGLVVIPVSMSVAIRERPLRFSYLHKKDLVKPNQVLHCPEDDEYFSIKDTVRGYEYAKGQYVVMTDKDFEKVPLKTTRSIDLQAFVGAEEIDPIFFFDTHYLEPRPMGEKPFQLLREAMIKTGKIAVAKVTFARKEHLACLRPHGAGLSLHSMRYPAEIMPPPEVMPLKTELTKAELTMAESLINSMVQPFDPGQYRDEYREALQKIIDAKVKGRKPAPTQPPPAEEDTVDLMAALEASLAKAKTGVAGKG; encoded by the coding sequence ATGCCGAAAACATTCTGGAAAGGGGCCATCAGTTTCGGGCTGGTGGTCATCCCGGTCTCAATGTCGGTAGCCATTCGGGAGCGGCCGTTGCGGTTCAGTTACCTGCACAAGAAAGACCTGGTCAAACCCAATCAGGTTCTGCATTGCCCGGAAGATGATGAATATTTCAGCATCAAGGACACTGTTCGGGGCTATGAGTACGCCAAAGGTCAGTATGTGGTGATGACGGACAAGGACTTTGAAAAAGTGCCGCTGAAGACCACCCGCAGTATTGATTTACAGGCTTTTGTCGGGGCGGAGGAGATTGACCCCATTTTCTTTTTTGACACCCATTACCTTGAACCGCGGCCGATGGGCGAAAAGCCTTTCCAATTGCTGCGGGAAGCTATGATCAAGACCGGAAAAATTGCGGTCGCCAAGGTCACCTTTGCCCGTAAAGAACACCTGGCCTGCCTGCGGCCTCATGGTGCGGGACTTTCACTCCACTCCATGCGCTACCCGGCAGAAATCATGCCGCCGCCGGAGGTGATGCCGTTAAAGACTGAGCTGACCAAAGCCGAGCTTACTATGGCTGAGTCGCTCATCAACAGTATGGTGCAGCCCTTTGACCCGGGCCAGTACCGTGATGAATACCGGGAAGCCCTTCAGAAGATTATTGACGCCAAAGTTAAAGGCCGTAAACCTGCGCCGACCCAGCCTCCGCCCGCAGAAGAGGATACTGTTGACCTGATGGCGGCCCTGGAAGCCAGCCTGGCTAAAGCTAAAACGGGTGTCGCTGGAAAGGGATGA
- the yedF gene encoding sulfurtransferase-like selenium metabolism protein YedF: MSEIIDARARACPQPVLLAGKALKNADEVVIIVDNTNARQNVSKFAKSQGCEVKVEEKPDGIYLSLTRSAACAIMETPAATGIVIFIGSDIVGRGENTELGRLLMQSFLNTIQSLPNRPESIIFMNNGVKLVAEDSHVLGELRQLAEAGIEFLACGTCLSRLGLSDKIAIGQVSNMFTIADVMTKAAKVISL; encoded by the coding sequence ATGTCTGAAATTATTGACGCCCGCGCCAGAGCCTGCCCTCAGCCGGTACTGCTGGCCGGTAAAGCCTTGAAAAACGCCGATGAAGTGGTAATCATCGTGGACAACACCAACGCACGGCAGAATGTCTCCAAATTTGCCAAAAGCCAGGGCTGTGAGGTGAAGGTAGAGGAGAAGCCCGACGGGATATACCTGAGCCTGACCCGGTCGGCGGCCTGCGCCATTATGGAGACCCCGGCGGCAACCGGCATCGTCATCTTCATCGGCTCCGACATCGTGGGACGTGGTGAGAACACGGAGCTGGGACGGCTGCTGATGCAGAGCTTCCTCAATACCATCCAGTCACTGCCCAACCGTCCGGAAAGCATCATCTTCATGAACAACGGCGTCAAGCTGGTAGCTGAAGACTCCCATGTCCTGGGTGAACTCCGGCAACTGGCAGAGGCGGGAATTGAGTTTTTAGCCTGCGGCACCTGTCTCTCCCGGCTGGGGCTGTCCGACAAGATAGCCATCGGCCAGGTTTCCAACATGTTCACCATCGCCGATGTGATGACCAAAGCGGCTAAAGTGATCAGTTTGTAA
- a CDS encoding double-cubane-cluster-containing anaerobic reductase, translating to MTLTANEQMWSELGIDLESHGQLMNALGPIYGEIYLSQKNRPQGMGFYDFVVGDIHGIRVKELREHAKDGGKVVATYCVFVPEEFCWAAGAIPVSLCAGTQFSVPVAEEVLPRNTCALIKSSYGFKLGRLCPYVQVSHLIVGETTCDGKKKMFELLAEQQPVYVMEVPNKRSTAGRALWQQEVRDFKAKIEELTGNEITVENLGEAIKKVNARRREFRRLSALRAADPAPISGKDALLATQVSMYDDVERQTQMITALNDELEERVKKGEGVAPKGAKRILISGSPMAIPNWKLHHIVESSGAIIVGEESCTGSRFYNELIPEGIGNLEDMLTALADRYLKTNCACFTPNTERLDDIIKMARDLKADGIIHYNLQFCHTYANEAVQVDRALAEAGIPLLRVETDYSDEDAGQLKTRIDAFLEML from the coding sequence ATGACTTTAACCGCTAATGAACAGATGTGGTCGGAACTGGGTATTGACCTGGAATCCCACGGCCAGTTAATGAACGCCCTCGGCCCGATCTACGGCGAAATCTATCTCAGCCAAAAGAACCGCCCCCAGGGAATGGGCTTTTATGATTTCGTGGTTGGCGACATCCACGGTATCCGCGTCAAGGAACTTCGGGAACACGCCAAAGACGGCGGCAAGGTAGTGGCTACCTACTGCGTCTTCGTGCCCGAAGAATTCTGCTGGGCGGCCGGCGCCATCCCCGTCAGCCTGTGCGCCGGCACTCAGTTTTCCGTGCCGGTTGCCGAAGAGGTGCTGCCTCGCAATACCTGCGCCCTGATCAAATCCTCCTACGGCTTCAAACTGGGACGGCTGTGTCCGTATGTCCAGGTCAGCCACCTGATTGTGGGTGAAACCACCTGTGACGGTAAAAAGAAGATGTTTGAACTACTGGCGGAGCAGCAGCCGGTTTATGTCATGGAAGTACCCAACAAACGCAGCACTGCCGGCCGGGCATTGTGGCAACAGGAAGTCCGGGATTTCAAAGCCAAAATTGAGGAACTGACCGGCAACGAAATCACCGTTGAAAACCTGGGAGAGGCGATCAAAAAGGTCAACGCCCGCCGCCGCGAGTTCCGCCGCCTGTCCGCACTGCGCGCCGCCGACCCGGCTCCGATTTCCGGCAAAGACGCCCTGCTGGCGACCCAGGTATCCATGTACGATGATGTGGAGCGCCAGACCCAGATGATTACCGCGCTCAACGACGAACTGGAAGAACGGGTGAAAAAGGGCGAAGGGGTTGCCCCCAAAGGGGCTAAACGGATTCTTATCTCCGGCTCGCCGATGGCCATCCCCAACTGGAAACTACACCACATTGTAGAATCTTCGGGCGCGATTATCGTCGGCGAAGAATCCTGCACCGGTTCCCGCTTCTACAATGAACTGATACCGGAAGGCATCGGCAATCTGGAAGACATGCTGACTGCACTGGCTGACCGCTACCTCAAGACCAATTGCGCCTGCTTCACCCCCAACACCGAACGATTGGACGACATTATCAAGATGGCGCGCGACCTCAAGGCTGACGGCATCATCCACTACAACTTGCAGTTCTGCCATACCTACGCCAATGAAGCCGTCCAGGTTGACCGGGCATTGGCCGAGGCCGGCATCCCGCTGCTGCGGGTGGAAACCGACTACTCTGATGAAGACGCGGGGCAGCTTAAGACCCGGATTGATGCGTTTTTGGAAATGCTGTAG
- the gatA gene encoding Asp-tRNA(Asn)/Glu-tRNA(Gln) amidotransferase subunit GatA, with the protein MNVSQLTIVETAKLLQDKEFSAVELTRAYLDRIEAVEPKVKALMTVTGEQALTQAKAADEAIAAGQAGMLTGVPVILKDVICTKGIRTTCSSKMLENFIPPYDAGVVERLKARGAVVIGKANMDEFAMGSSTENSAYFTTHNPWDLSRVPGGSSGGSAAAVAAGEAPAALGSDTGGSIRQPASFCSVTGLKPTYGLVSRYGLIAFASSLDQIGPLTKDVADSAVMLNAIAGHDSRDSTSVAQPEEDYFGCLGKSVKGLKLGVPKEYFAQGVTAEVSDAVKAALKVYEELGCNIEECSLPTTAYALAVYYIIAPSEASANLARYDGVKYGFSFKDTQSMWEAMEKTRGIGFGPEVKRRIMLGTYALSAGYYDAWYVKAQRVRTVIRREFDEAFEKYDALITPTAPTVPFKIGEKSADPFSMYLSDICTIPINIAGLPALALQGGFAQGLPIGHQIIGKPFSEKTILNLGHAYQQVTDWHKQQPVI; encoded by the coding sequence ATAAACGTCAGCCAGCTTACCATTGTTGAAACCGCGAAACTGCTCCAGGACAAAGAATTCTCGGCGGTGGAGCTAACCCGTGCCTATCTTGACCGGATTGAAGCGGTGGAGCCGAAGGTTAAGGCCCTGATGACCGTCACCGGCGAACAGGCGCTGACGCAAGCCAAGGCGGCCGATGAAGCCATTGCCGCCGGTCAGGCCGGTATGCTGACCGGAGTACCGGTTATTTTGAAAGACGTTATCTGCACTAAGGGCATCCGCACCACCTGTTCCTCCAAAATGCTGGAAAACTTCATCCCGCCGTATGATGCGGGCGTGGTGGAGCGGCTGAAAGCCCGCGGCGCAGTGGTTATCGGCAAAGCTAATATGGATGAATTCGCTATGGGTTCATCTACTGAAAATTCGGCCTATTTTACCACTCATAATCCCTGGGATCTGAGCCGGGTGCCCGGCGGTTCCAGCGGCGGGTCTGCGGCGGCGGTGGCTGCCGGCGAAGCTCCGGCGGCGCTGGGTTCGGACACCGGCGGCAGTATCCGCCAGCCGGCCAGTTTCTGTTCGGTCACCGGTCTCAAACCGACCTATGGGCTGGTCAGCCGCTACGGTTTGATCGCCTTTGCTTCATCACTGGATCAAATCGGGCCGTTAACGAAAGATGTGGCCGACTCTGCTGTTATGTTAAACGCCATTGCCGGTCATGATTCGCGGGATTCCACCTCAGTTGCCCAACCGGAAGAAGACTATTTCGGCTGTCTGGGCAAGAGCGTCAAGGGCCTGAAACTGGGCGTACCGAAGGAATATTTCGCTCAGGGCGTCACCGCCGAAGTCAGCGATGCCGTCAAAGCAGCCCTCAAGGTCTATGAAGAGCTGGGCTGCAACATTGAAGAATGCTCCCTGCCGACCACCGCCTACGCCCTGGCGGTGTATTACATCATTGCCCCTTCCGAGGCTTCAGCCAACCTGGCGCGCTATGACGGCGTCAAATACGGCTTTTCTTTCAAAGATACCCAAAGCATGTGGGAAGCCATGGAAAAGACCCGCGGCATCGGCTTCGGCCCCGAGGTCAAGCGGCGCATCATGCTGGGCACCTACGCCCTGTCCGCCGGTTATTACGATGCCTGGTACGTTAAGGCTCAGCGGGTACGCACGGTAATCCGCCGCGAGTTTGATGAGGCTTTTGAGAAATACGACGCCCTGATTACGCCGACAGCACCGACCGTGCCGTTCAAAATCGGAGAAAAATCGGCCGACCCGTTCTCCATGTACCTGTCCGACATCTGCACCATTCCGATTAACATCGCCGGACTGCCGGCACTGGCCTTACAGGGCGGCTTTGCTCAGGGTCTGCCGATTGGCCACCAGATCATCGGCAAACCTTTTTCGGAAAAGACCATTCTGAACCTGGGCCACGCCTACCAGCAGGTGACCGACTGGCACAAACAACAGCCGGTTATTTAG
- a CDS encoding DinB family protein codes for METRQDLLNRLNDSASQLLVFSKNVTAPDSPMYEGWTVKRTLGHIMFWHESFARNVRDLADGVKPKPLSGAYSELNRRCFEELETMTFEEVIGRFEAAHDMINRYIMDDKLVLIPYRVGSRSYSPEEHLEIVSQHIQEHLKALKTAVRRSAK; via the coding sequence ATGGAAACCAGACAGGATCTGCTTAACCGGCTGAATGACAGCGCCTCGCAGCTTTTGGTATTCAGTAAAAACGTAACCGCCCCGGATAGCCCCATGTACGAGGGCTGGACAGTCAAGCGTACCCTGGGCCATATCATGTTCTGGCACGAAAGCTTTGCCCGCAATGTCCGGGACCTGGCTGACGGCGTCAAACCGAAGCCGCTTTCCGGCGCTTACAGTGAATTAAACCGCCGTTGTTTTGAAGAACTGGAAACTATGACATTTGAAGAGGTGATAGGCCGGTTTGAAGCGGCGCACGATATGATTAACCGCTATATCATGGATGACAAATTGGTCTTGATACCTTACAGAGTCGGCTCCCGGAGCTACTCCCCGGAGGAACATCTGGAGATTGTCTCCCAGCACATACAGGAACATCTGAAAGCACTGAAGACCGCGGTTAGAAGAAGCGCTAAATAA
- a CDS encoding YqhA family protein has protein sequence MIKAVLEKSKYITLVAVFSLLAASLVAFILGLIQSVRILIDLFANFGINGTDIIPLIEIMDIFLIATVLLIFAFGLYELFIGDLKLPEWLIIKNLHDLKTKLSSIVIMVMAIIFLKHLVLWEDPQGTLFFGLAVAVVAATLIAFNQTGDKKN, from the coding sequence ATGATAAAAGCTGTTCTTGAAAAAAGTAAATACATCACACTGGTTGCTGTTTTTTCATTACTGGCGGCTTCGTTGGTTGCCTTTATTCTTGGTTTGATACAGTCAGTCAGAATTCTGATAGATCTGTTCGCCAATTTCGGTATCAACGGCACCGACATCATACCGTTGATAGAAATCATGGATATCTTTCTCATCGCTACTGTCCTGCTGATATTCGCCTTCGGTTTATATGAGCTGTTCATCGGCGATCTGAAGCTGCCGGAATGGCTGATTATCAAGAATCTGCATGACCTGAAAACCAAACTTAGCAGTATTGTGATCATGGTCATGGCCATAATTTTCCTAAAACACCTGGTCCTCTGGGAAGACCCACAGGGAACGTTATTTTTCGGGTTGGCGGTGGCGGTGGTAGCGGCTACACTCATAGCTTTCAATCAAACCGGTGACAAGAAGAATTGA
- a CDS encoding DUF4276 family protein: protein MHLEILVEDCSGKKLLEVLLPKIARDTHSWRIISYRGLGGVPKAMSDPRDASKRIMLNNLPKLLRGYGRTFSAPGYSDYSCAVIVVCDLDKKCLDTFRQELDDILLECNPAPITCFCFAIEEMEAWLLGDIPAIKKAYPKAKQHVLDRYYNDSICDTWERLADSIYPGGASILKRQGWQVIGAEKYKWAENISPHMNICTNRSPSFRYFKFSIEKLLDTPG, encoded by the coding sequence ATGCATTTAGAAATTCTTGTTGAAGATTGTTCTGGTAAGAAACTGTTAGAGGTATTACTGCCGAAGATTGCCCGAGACACACATTCTTGGAGGATTATTTCCTACAGGGGGCTTGGTGGTGTACCGAAAGCCATGAGTGATCCTCGTGATGCCTCAAAAAGAATAATGTTGAATAATTTACCCAAATTATTGCGGGGCTATGGAAGAACCTTCTCGGCGCCTGGATATAGCGATTACTCATGTGCGGTTATCGTTGTGTGTGATTTGGACAAAAAATGTCTTGATACTTTCAGGCAAGAACTTGACGATATCCTCCTGGAATGTAATCCAGCTCCAATTACATGTTTTTGTTTCGCAATAGAAGAAATGGAAGCTTGGTTGCTTGGTGATATTCCAGCTATTAAGAAAGCCTATCCAAAGGCCAAACAGCATGTATTAGATCGATATTACAACGACAGCATCTGTGATACATGGGAACGACTGGCTGATTCGATCTATCCGGGAGGTGCTAGTATTCTGAAAAGACAAGGATGGCAGGTTATCGGCGCAGAAAAATACAAGTGGGCGGAAAATATTTCCCCTCATATGAATATTTGCACCAATCGTTCACCAAGTTTCCGTTATTTTAAATTTTCAATTGAGAAATTACTCGATACGCCCGGTTGA